One segment of Rosa chinensis cultivar Old Blush chromosome 6, RchiOBHm-V2, whole genome shotgun sequence DNA contains the following:
- the LOC112173437 gene encoding glycine-rich RNA-binding protein 3, mitochondrial — translation MPLLSKAGSLLRQTANRQIKSELSIHQAIRCTSSMASSEALRGTSYQTDQQSLRKAFAKSGEVDGKTFMDHDTGRSTGLGFITSSAIHPLDGQELHGRQVRLNYSTDRPRSNFGSCYGGYTGGVVGYYGQHGSGYGFGVGYGLRCYGVGAGDKFSSTGNSSNYGPGAGVGSAVNSTIGSADKSGVGQRNSFSSGAAGNTGVGYEIAYTRSGASTADEHGILPNTLRPLSPHLPVYKPQINSTRSILDRIAASYLTAIILLYYLVCVKMGSICFTFEYFYKFLFYSASLVPLSLELSAVAMAYHTYYGIGHLLNDFKGFRFLRFGK, via the exons ATGCCTCTCCTAAGTAAAGCTGGGAGTTTACTCAGGCAGACTGCAAACAGGCAGATCAAATCTGAATTATCGATCCATCAGGCAATAAGATGCACATCATCCATGGCAAGCTCAGAAGCCTTAAGAG GTACTTCGTATCAGACGGATCAACAAAGTCTGAGGAAAGCTTTTGCAAAATCTGGTGAAGTTGATG GAAAAACCTTCATGGACCATGATACTGGAAGATCTACAGGACTTGGATTCATTACTTCTAGTGCCATCCATCCCTTGGACGGGCAG GAGCTCCATGGTCGCCAAGTAAGGTTGAATTATTCTACTGATAGGCCTCGAAGTAATTTTGGAAGTTGTTATGGTGGTTACACAGGAGGTGTAGTAGGTTATTATGGTCAACATGGTTCTGGATATGGTTTTGGTGTTGGTTATGGTTTGAGGTGTTATGGAGTTGGAGCAGGTGACAAGTTTTCATCCACTGGTAATAGCAGCAACTATGGTCCTGGTGCAGGTGTTGGTAGTGCAGTCAACTCTACTATTGGTAGTGCTGATAAATCTGGTGTTGGTCAGAGAAACAGCTTTTCCAGTGGAGCTGCTGGAAACACTGGGGTTGGATATGAAATTGCCTACACCCGCAGTGGGGCAAGCACAGCTGATGAACATGGCATCCTACCCAATACTCTTCGTCCATTATCCCCCCATCTTCCTGTTTACAAGCCACAAATCAATTCGACACGTTCAATACTTGACAGAATTGCAGCATCTTACCTAACCGCTATAATTTTGCTGTACTATCTTGTTTGTGTGAAAATGGGTTCTATTTGCTTCACCTTTGAGTATTTCTACAAATTCCTCTTTTATTCAGCAAGCCTTGTCCCCCTCTCCCTTGAGCTTTCTGCTGTAGCAATGGCCTATCATACGTATTATGGGATTGGTCATCTATTGAACGACTTTAAGGGTTTTAGGTTTCTTAGATTTGGAAAGTAG